The following is a genomic window from Meriones unguiculatus strain TT.TT164.6M chromosome 7, Bangor_MerUng_6.1, whole genome shotgun sequence.
TGGTAGAGGAAAAAGGCGGTGACTAATGCCTTCTGCTCCCCTTCCCCGATCTTTCTGCAGGAAACAGCTACATGATTCAGCGGAAAAGCTGGGATTTATCTGAGTACAGCTACAAGGGCTCAGAGGACCAAGGAAACCTCTACATTGGTAAGCCCAGTGCTTGTGGCCCATTGGAAGATGAGGGAAGCCAACCTGACCCCTAACCCACCGGCCCTTTTAGTGCTGGTATGCTGTGGGCTGCAGATGTGACTGACTGGTGGCATTTAGTTCGGCCAGAACACACTTACTAAGCGCTACTCACCTTTGAGACCCCGGTTTAGGCTTTCAGGTGCAAATCTGGTTGTGTTGTGTGTTGTGAAGCTTAGAAGCCAGTGTGCAAGGGAGGCTACGGTTGCGTCTGTggcttccttttttgttttttttgttgttgttttttttttcttctcaacttgCATAGAAGATAACAGAGGGTGGGGAACTAGGGGGATAGGCCTAGGATAGAAGGGGACGAATTTAATTTACCGGGGCTTTGGTTGAACATCCCCACCCCCTCATCCCAGGGTACACGATGCAGGTAGGCAGTGCCATCCTACACCCCACGGAGATCACCGTCGTGACGGGCGCCCCACGGCACCAACATATGGGCGCCGTCTTCTTGCTGAGCCAAGTGCCAGGTGGAGACCTGCGGAGGAGGCAGGTGCTGGAGGGCACGCAGGTGGGCGCTTATTTTGGCAGTGCCATTGCCCTGGCAGACCTGAACAATGATGGGTGAGAATCTAGGGACCCGGGACATCTTCTGGGACCAGGGGGAAAGGTGGTGGGTGGTGGGGGATGGGTGGCAGGCTTGCTTAAGCTAGAACAGGGAGGTAGAAGCTTTGCATTCACACATCGGCTGTTTTCGGGGGGTGTGTGTCTCGCAATCACACTTGATGGGATTCTGGACATTTGCATGTCATTTGCATGTCATGACACCCGTGCTTGCTTCTCTGTACCTGTCATTCAAAAGGTGCCAGCGGGGCGGGGGCTTTTTGGAGTGTGATCTTCACCTGCGTGATTTCTCCAGTGACAGGAGTTTTCTGCTTGGTGGGTCTTGTTAGCCTCCTCATGGACTGTGGCCAGAAGTGTCGTTTGCTCAAGTTGCATGGCCCTGGCAAAATCGTGCCTATTAGATGACCAGTTCTGTTGTGTTATCAGGCCCAACCTCACGCTCCCATTCCCACTCTTCTCCTGTGCAGGTGGCAGGACCTCCTGGTGGGAGCTCCCTACTACTTTGAACGGAAAGAGGAGGTAGGAGGTGCTGTCTATGTCTTCATGAACCAGGCGGGAACGTCCTTCCCTGATCAGCCTTCCCTCCTGCTTCACGGTCCCAGTCGCTCTGGCTTTGGCGTTTCTGTAGCCAGCATTGGTGACATCAACCAGGATGGATTCCAGGGTATGAGCCAGCACCCCTCCTCCGGCACCAACTGCATACCAGGCCTGGCAGGACTCACAGCTCAAAGGAATAGTGTGGAGGACACACAGAGGCTAGCCTGGGGCCTCGGCTAGAGTGGGTGCTAAGTGGTTAGGCTTCGAGTGCACAGAAGAGAGGTACAGATAGCGTGCGGCATGAGCATAAGGACAATGTAGCATACGTGACTAAAACGTACGTCGGAGACAAGCTGGTGAATGCGCTGAAAGCCAGGCAGAGGAAATGGGGCTTTCTATTTGGGTCATCGTGAGAGTAGGGGTGGCAAGATCTCTAGGGAACTTTTTGGAGGCGGGATGCTATCTGATAGCTTGGTACTTTGGAGGGTGATTCTGGAGGGGTGTGGGGTAGAAGCAGTTAGGAAATCTAGGGAGATAGATAGGATCGAGGATGTGTTATATCGGGTGATAGGGAAGGGCTGGGACAGGGATCAAGCCCTAGGTATAGTGGCATTGCCTTGGCTAGTGCTCTGGGGGACCCGGGGAGAAGTCACAGGGAGAACACATTAGGGAGTGAGCCTGTTTACTGTGGGGGCTCATAGCTTTATCAAAAGTCAGTTCTCCGACAAGCTCAGTTTCCCAGAATACAGCTGAGAACCAAAGGGAAGGCGAAGCCCTCTTAGGAGGCAGGCATGGATGCCGGAAAGGTCGACCAGTCGGTCCAAGCACTTCCCACAGAAGGGTCAGTGTTTTCCGCTCAGGGTCTGCTCACTCTCCTTGGCATCCTTTACAGTCGCCCAGGCCTTCTCAGACCAAACGTAGCAGATAAGTCCAGCAAAGATTGAGATCTTCAAATGTGCTTAGTTTATCTGAGGAAACATTGCTTAGCATTTTAAAAGTCTTGACACTTGAAGGTCTATTATACTGAAACAAAGCCCACCCAAATATTGTAGTTATAATCCAGTTTCCTGGTTGTGCGACCTTGGGATTTGAGTCTGCTTATCTATAAAAGAGGAGTatagtagcacacacacacacacatccagaaTTCTTGTAAGGGTTAAGTGAAGTGGATTCTGTGAGTGCTGGTTGTTATCAGTGGGGAATGGCTTCTTCTTTTGGCCTTGATAGTAAATGCCATTAGAAGAACCAAGGTGTCTGGAAAAGTGGTTGATGGGGGctagggaaaacaggaaacactggATTATGCTAGGGAATGTAggacacagctctgtctgtggcaCAGCCTTGCTGTGTGACTTTGAGGAAGTTTCTTCCCCCTTTCTGGAACCTCCATCCCCACCACAGCGCTGGAGCTCTGAAGTTCCCCGCTGCCCTGAACACTTCTGCCAGGGTGAGGTCATTGCCACACCGGGCTCAGTAGCCTGCAGCACAGAGGGAAAGAGCCGTGGGGCTCACAGTGACTCttccctgtctctcctccccaGACATTGCTGTGGGAGCTCCATTTGAGGGCTTGGGCAAGGTTTACATCTACCACAGCAGCTCCGGGGGGCTCCTCAGGCAGCCCCAGCAGGTATGAATGAGTGGGGACAAGCCTGATACCACCACCCCCATTCTCCCGGGGCCTCCTCTTCCAAGCATGTCTCAGAGTCTGTCCCTACTTCCTCTTGGCCTCAGATAATCCATGCAGAGAAACTAGGCCTGCCGGGCTTGGCCTCCTTTGGCTACTCTCTGAGTGGGAAGATGGATGTGGATGACAACTTTTATCCAGACCTGCTGGTGGGAAGCCTGTCGGACCACATTGTGCTGTTGCGGTGAGCTAGGAGACCTCGGGCAGGGCCGGGTCCCTCTGTCCTCATCTTCGTGGTGCCTCAGCTCTGCCCACCTCCTGCAGTGATCCACAGAAACCCGAACCCCAGCCCTCGCCTGGAGTGTGCAGTAAATACTGATAATCTGCCTGCTGTCTTGTTACTCTAGGGCCCGACCTGTCATCAACATCCTCCATAGGACCTTGGTGGCCAGGCCAGCCGTGTTGGACCCCTCGCTTTGTACAGATACTTCCTGGTGAGACTATCAGCTCAGCTCTTCGTACCCAGTCCCCTCATTGCTGGGGGAGAGCAGGCAGAAGGCTTGAGGAGTGAAAgctggaaggaaggggaaaggaaatggATGCTGttaggtgggtgggtgtggggaaGGAGATTCACTGGGCAAATTATTTGTCTGAGTCGCAGATAACATATAAAGGGTAATAATCAAGTCCTGAGataattaaatgaaatattttttttaaaagtcttaaacATAGTATACTGTACTTTAAGtgttcaaaattaattaattaattaattaattaattaattaaaacccaGTTGCTAAGGAAGTGATAAAGACAGTAGTGACCTCAAGGGGTTTTGGTGGATATCATTCTGATAGCCAAGGGGACAGAACTGAAAGGCAGGGGATGGGTGACaaagagtaagacctggaaaTCCTAAGACCTGGCCTGGGTCATCAGTCAACTGATAACGTCAGCCAAATCCTgctccctgggcctcagtttccccactggTGACCTCTAGAAACAGTGAGTGAGAAGTCACCACAGCTTTGCAGACTCCCCAGTTTTGCTCCTGCCACTCCCCACAAGGATCCTGAGTTCCCTTTGCCTAGCACAGGGGTGAGAGGCAGGACATGGCTGTCCCTCCCACTGTGACCAGGCCCTGCTATGCGCCCCTCCCAACAGTGTCCAAGTGGAGCTGTGCTTTGCCTACAACCACAGCGCTGGGAACCCTCACTACAGGAGGAACATCAGTGAGTGCCCGACGCTCTGGCGGGAGGGAGATGGGGGTACCCCCGCCCACCTGGCCACCTGCTGACTGCCCTGACTGTCTCCAGCTCTGGCTTACACCCTGGAGGCTGACCGGGACCGCCGCCCACCCAGGCTCCGATTTGCCCGAAGCCAGTCGGCTGTCTTCCATGGCTTCTTCTCCATGCCAGAGACACATTGCCAGACACTGGAGCTGCTGCTGATGGTGAGGGGGGAGCAGTGGAGGATGATGGGGGCTCTGGGATCCCTGGAAGAGCTGGCCAGTGTCCCTCCAAGGCAAAGCTGAGGGACAGGGGTATCCCCGAAGACAGAATTTGGGGAAGCCATTCTAGTGAAAATGGATTGGCAGGATGGTGGCAGCACACAGCATGTCGCCTGTGGTAGTAGGGAAGGAAACCCCAGGGTAGAGATGGGGACAAGGCTTACCACCTTGGAAAAGAGGTGTTTTCCCTGGCCCGGTCTGGAAAGAATGGGTCCCCGACATCATGGTGTGATGTGGACCTGGAGATCCATAAAGTAAAGGGAAACCCCCATCTCTGGGAAGGAGCTCTATCTATCCGAGGGACCGCGCAGCGCAAGATGGTAGGACTCAGTTTGGTGATTGGATTAGTGGGGGTTCAGGGCAGAGAGaacccaccctcctccctggGGCTTAGTCTGGCTAGGGTTTAGCAAAGTGGAAGGATTCAACTTGGGGGCTGAGTTCACCTCACCGTCTTCCCCAGGACAATGTCCGTGATAAACTCCGTCCCATCGTTATTGCCATGAACTACTCCTTACCTTTGCGCATGCCCGATCGCCTCAAGCTGGGGATGCGGTCTCTGGATGCCTACCCAGTCCTCAACCAGGCACAGGCTGTGGAGAACCACACTGAGGTGAGCAGGGCCTACCCTGAGACAGGAGGGCTGTGGGGTCACAGGGTGATATGGGACGCAGCCCCTCAAGCCTCTCGCTGTCCCCAGGTCCACTTCCAGAAAGAGTGCGGACCAGACAACAAGTGTGACAGCAACCTGCAGATGCGAGCGGCCTTCGTGTCTGAGCAGCTGCAGCCTCTAAGCAGGTGGTATCTGGGTGACACAGATTGGTCAGGGGCGAGGCGGGGCCTCACTGGCTGACAGAACCGGGGCAAGGCTTCCCTGGCCAGGGATAGAGTGAGTGTGAGCAGAGGGCTTTAATTAGCACggacgcctgtaatcccagcactcagggaggcaggggctggcggagctctgtgagttcgaggtcaggtctgcaaagggagtccaggacagccaaggctacactgagaaaccctgtctcgaaacaaaacaaaacaaaacaaaacaaaatgactgtgtGGTAGGAGCTGGTTGGCCCCAGTGGCTTTCCCAGCCTTAGGGGCGGAGCTTAGTGGAGGTGGGGCTTTTGGCTTAGTTCCGGACTCTTCTCTTCAGGCTCCAGTACAGCAGAGACACTAAAAAACTATTCCTGAGCATCAATGTGACCAATATGCCCAGCCGCGAGCGGGCTGGGGAAGACGCTCACGAGGCATTGCTCACCCTGGATGTGCCACCCGCCCTGCTGCTGTCCTCAGTGCGTCCGGTGAGTGCCATCTGTCCAGGCTCAGCCCCAAACCCGGCTTCCTGTCTGTTTGTACCCCAGTGTATATGACAGCTACCTGAATTTTCCCTTGTTGTGGTTTGTTGATGTCCTTCGGGACTGGGCTACCTCTGCTACATGGTAAACAAGCCTTCGGGGTTTAGACACGTATAACCCTGACCTTGCTTTTTTTCCCGCAGGCTGGGACCTGCCAAGCTAACCAGACCATCCTGTGTGAGCTAGGAAACCCCTTCAAACGGAACCAGAGGGTGAGACCCGGCCCCATACTCCGCTCCTTGAATTTCCTCATGAGACTTTTTCCTAATACGACAGCTGTTTCACAGACTAGGAAACAAGGGCTTAGAAAGTTACAGCAACCTGCTTAAAGCCGTGCAAAAGAGATCCCCAAAGTAGCAACGATATCTAATGATGTCACCCAAAGAAGAAGCGGGGGAACCAGAGATGGATAAGGAAGGGGGATGGGGATCTCCCCCCCCATATCCCCCTGCTGCGTTTCAGCGTTCCTCTCTGTTTCCCTTGTGCTAGATGGAGCTGCTCATTGCCTTTGAGGTAATTGGCGTGACCCTGCACACGAGGGACCTTCAGGCACACCTGCAGCTATCCACGTGAGTGGCCCAAGGAAGCTGTTCTGGTGAGGTCTGAGCTCATATCCTGGGGCTCCTTCTTACCACCTGCATTTTCTCCCCAGGTCAAGCCACCAGGACAACTTGCAGCCCGTGTCCCTCACTCTGCAAGTGGACTACACACTCCAGGCCTCACTCAGACTGTGGGTACCACTTTGTCCCCAGTCCTCTGCACCTGAGCCAAGGCCTCCCCACCCCTTTAAATGCCTCCTGAGATCCTCTGACACGTCTCTCAGTCTGGTGTCCCCCTGGGTCATCTTTTCCCAGTAATAATGGTCACCATCACAGTTGCATTATTATTCCCAGTAACACAGGTAGGAGGGGCAGCGTTAGCGCCCCGGGGTGAAGGCGATGGTCCCTGCCATTTTAATTCTCCACTTCATTTTCTTGATATTTACCTTTGTGCACGTGCACGCGTGAGAATGCGGATATGTGCGTGCCGTGGaacacctgtggaggtcagaggacaacatgagGCATTGAGCTTTACCGAcaccttgtttgaggcagagAGTCTCTTTGCGGTTGGCCATTGCATTCACCAAAATGCATGTGCTGGCCCGTGGGTTTCCTTagggatctttctgtctccactaCCCGTCTCACATTAGGGGTACTTGGATGACAGGTgtatgctaccacacccagcttctaagTGGGTTCTGGAGGGTATTTGAACTGAGGACCTCATGCTTGCAGAGCGAATGCTTTATCCATTGAGCCACTTCCCCAGCAATCCCccactgaaatttttttttcttgaatttattttattttatgtatatgagtgttttgcctgcatgtatgtaagcaTATCAGTGTGCTTGCCTGGTACCcaggaaggtcagaagaaggcgtcagatcccctgagactggaaaTACAGATGGTGCCAAAAACTGAACCCCAGTTCTCTagaagagcaataagtgctcttaaccccctgAGACATTCCTTCAGCCCCTCCTCCGGCTTCTTGAAGGCCCACTGTGCACCACCGCCCTGCACTGTACCAATTCTTTACGAACTCCACCTTACAGGCTAGGGaacctgaggctcagagagggtcAGTAGTCTGTGTGAGGTCACGAGGCTGGTGCATGGCAGAACAGAGGTTTATACACCAGGGGAACTATAGCTAACCAGCCTTGGCACCACAGTCCCCTCTGGCTCCCCAGTCCGCTCTGGCAGGACTCTGGCCTTCTGTCCGCCTTGATTCCATGTCTTTCTTACCCTAGGATGAATCATCGGCTGCAGAGCTTCTTTGGTGGGGCAGTGATGGGCGAGGCTGGCATGAAAACTGTGGAGGATGTGGGGAGTCCCCTGAAATATGAATTCCAGGTAAGGGTGCCTCTCTGGGGTCCTGACTGGTGTCTCTTACGAAGGGCAATGGGAAGATTGTTCTCTGAGTCTGGGACTCAAAAGTGGGAGGGTTGAGTGTTGTGGAGTTCCGGGTGGCTTTTTAGTCGACGGTAACTATGACACACGGGTCACATGTGCCCACAGGTGAGCCCAGCGGGAGATGGGCTGGCTGCCTTGGGCACACTGGTTCTAGGTCTGGAGTGGCCCTATGAAGTTGCCAATGGCAAGTGGCTGCTGTACCCCACGGAGATCACTATCCGAAGCAATGGGTCCTGGCCCTGCGAGCCGTCTGGAAACCTTGTCAACCCTCTCAACCTCACTCTCTCTGTAAGTTCATCATCAGGAATGGCCCGTGTGCAAATCATTTGCATGTCGGAGGGCAGAAAGGACGGTGTCTTCCCCTGCTTCCTCAGTCCTCATTTCCCCCACCCCTGTCTCTTCTTCCCAACAAATCTCTGCCCTCTTCAGGACCCCGGAGACAAGCCACCGTCTCCACTGCGCAGGCGGAGACAGCTGGACCCAGGGGGAGACCAGGGTCCCCCACCTGTCACACTAGCTGCTGCCAAAAAGGCCAAATCTGAGACTGTGTTGGTGAGTGGccagggcaggggtggggaggagcgTGGGTATCAGGGGCCCACGAAGCAAGGGTGATAGAGGCCACTTACACAGAGACATCATGAAGCAGTCTAAAGAGGTGCTGGGGACCTGGGCCTCAGGAGCCTCCCGACAGAAAAACAGGTTTACCTCCTACCCTAGGGAGCATCTCTGCTGGCTGGATTCTGAGGCCTCATACCCTGTTGGGGCCATTTAGCTTGGACATTTGAGTTGAGGGGGGCAGGAGGAAGTGACCTGTGCAGGAAGAGGTTGAGAAGCAAATAGGTGAACCCAGGGGAGGTCTAATTGGCTAGAGAGCTTGAAGGGGTATCCCAGGACAACAGACAGACAACTCCCAGCGTGCTTGGCTTGGGAGGTGTTTCTTAGGCTGGGCCTTGCCAGCCTGAGCAGAGACTCTGTTTCATGTTCATATTCCCTGAATCAGAATGCATcttgagctttcttttttttttttttttttgaagtagagggatGTACACAAGCAAAACAACGAACACCCAGGGGTGGGATGATGTGAAGTCTAGGAAGGGTAGACGGTGAGGAGCCAGCATCAGGTCTGGAGACCCAGGCCATCTCATGTCTGTGTTCCTCCTGTCCACCTCAGACCTGTGCCAGTGGCCGTGCACGCTGTGTGTGGCTCGAGTGCCCTATTCCCGATAGCTCCAACATCACCAATGTGACCGTGAAGGCGCGGGTATGGAACAGCACCTTCATTGAGGTTCGTGCCGGGTTCAGAGGTCATTACTGTCATCCGCATGGGTGAGGGGGGtgacagggagggaatgaagccagggtggtgtgtgtgtgtgtaaaacagtaTCATGCTCTGCACAGTTGTGCGTCTGTCACTGTGGACCACATCGGTGTTATGTACGTGAGTGTGtaatgctttcttttacattCTACTTCAGTGCCTTTGACCCTGGCCCTTACCCCGGGaatgccagctttttttttttttttttttttctgtctctgtgtgaatTCCCTATTCAGCCATCAAGGTGGCTCCTTCTATAGTCACATCTCATCACTGAGATCTTACCTAACTTCAGCAGCTGGGGTCCTCTCTCCTGAACAACACATAACTTTCCCGGAAAAAAAGTTGCGTGGGTCACCTGTCCTGCTTGGATAGGTTGGGTTACTCTCTCCTGCTACCTCGtttaagctttttgttttgttttgttttttgtttttgtttttctggcttgTTTCTGGCATATCTACTCAGTTTCCAACACTGGGTCACAAAAGCTACCCTGGGTAAATGAATGGGTGTGGCTATGTACCAGGAATAGGTGCTGGGTAGACTTAGTCCAGACTGTGCTGTCCGGCATCAGCACGGGACCCAGTGCACAGAGAAGTGaagcgtgcgtgcgtgcgtgcgtgcgtgcgtgcgtgcgtgcgtgcgtctAGGCAAGGCTGGATGACAGATCGTTGGAGGGTGCTGCCTGGTGGGGCGCTGAAGGGGGTAGAGTGTGCAGagtcaggaggctgagagagATTCAGCTGCTAGTTCTgactccctctgtcctcctggtAGGACTATAAAGACTTTGACAGAGTCAGGGTGGAAGGCTGGGCTACTCTGTTCCTGAGAACCAGAATCCCTACCATCAACATGGAGAACAAGACCACATGGGTGAGTTAACGAGGGCAGCAGCCTCAGGCCCGGCCACACAGCACAGGGCATCTCTAAGGGGATGCTGGTGCTCGTCCTGATGGTGCAGGCCTACGACCCTAGTTTCCTAGGTCTGCCCGGGCTAtcgtgaattcaaggccaacctgggcagcTGACTGCTGTTCTGGCTCAAGCAAGTgtctgggcagatggctcagggGGCCAAAGCCTTGTTCTACAAGCATGAAAACCTAAATTTAGATGCCCAGTACCCAAGCGCCCAGTTAAAAGCTGGATGTGTTGACCCATGCCTGTAACTTCTTCAGCTTTAGGCCAGTGAAGGCAGTTGGATGctgggaggctggctggccaattTAGACAAAATAGCTGCTAGTTCATTGAGACATtgcctaaaaaaaagaaaaagaaaagtggagAGAATGATAGAGGAAGGCATCCAACATTGATCTCTGGCCTCCCAAAAGGCACACAGGGagcctacatatacatacatggacacacacacacacacaatttcaaaaGCTGGGCGTGGGGGTGgcagtgggcatggtggcatacacttttaatctcagcactcaggaagctgaggcaggaggatctctgggagttcaaggctagccaggtttacatagtgagtcctaggacagtcaagactacacagagagaccttgctCAGAAACACCCCcccaaataataataagtaaataaataaaaattaaaaagagctgGCCGTGGTGGTGCTCTAAAGGCTGGTACAGGGGGATTGACACAAGTTtgagctagcctgggcaacttagtgagctcaaggacagcctgggctccatagCAAGACTCCATCTCATAAAACTAAACCAATCCAACTAATCCTCAACACTAACAACATGTGTACATAAGGCTGAAAAGGCGTGGAACACCCGGGGATAAATATAGCAATGAACACACagcaaaaagttaaaattatggctagaataaaaaaaaaaaaagccgataTTCTCTCACTGTCGAGTCTTTTCAAATTATTTCAGTCCAAGTAAGATTCAGGAAATTCCAAGGGGGGGGGAGTGTTCTAGGTTGGGAGAAGGAACGTGACAGATTGCTGATAATCTATTGTGAAAAGGATGTTAGTGGAAGAGCGTAGGGGACGCACAGAGCGGGTTAGATGAAAGGTTGGTGAACTACTCCTGATGCACTTCCTAAAGCAGATCAATGGGCTGAAGACGGGCGGAGACAGGGCCGGACAATGGACTGGAAATGAGGTGTATGTCAGAgaccttcctccttctcttcctctccttcttgcAACAGGGTCTCACAGTATAACCCTGGGTGGCTTAGAACCTCAttgatagaccaggctggccttgagctcaaagagatccttttgtctctgtctcctgcttcctgggattaaaggcttgcaccaccgcCACCTGGCCCATGCTTggcctttttaaaagaaaagtaaattatttattatgaggaggtgtgtgtgagagtgcGGGCGTGCGTGCTATGGTGCCCACGTAGAGGTCATCCACTGGGCCCGTGAGCAAAACACTTTCACCCTCTCACCAGCTCTGAGgtgcttctcttcttcttctttcttttcggttttttcgagacagggtttctctgtgtagccttagctctcctgcactcactttgtacaccaggctgacctcgaagtcacaaagatctgcctgcttctgctgggatcATGGACATGTGCCATCGTGCCCGgccatttatttagtttttaattaaaaatgtacttatttttttatgtgtatgagtattttgcttgcatggatATCTACACAGTgccttcagagaccagaagaggctgTGACCCTGTAATTGAAGttaacaggcagttgtgagttgccgtgtgggtgctgaggatcaaacccaggtcctctgcaagaacagcaagtgttaactgctgagccatctcgctaagccccccccccccttttttaatttaaaattgtattatattttttctGGGGAGGTTGTATGTGTgtaccacagtgtgtgtgtgccgaagtcaaaggacaacttgtaggttggttctttccttccgcACCTGTGTGTCTGAGTTCTTGCACTCACcttgtcaggcttggcaacaagtgtctttaccttccgagccatctcactggcactATTGGTTTGTTTGTGGGACATAAGAGCTCACTAGGTAACCCAGGCTAGTCATAAACTTTGacaacaatcctcctgtctcagcccccAGGGTGCTGTTACTAAAGGTTTGAGCCTCCAGGAGTGTGGCTTTTACTTTACTAAAGCCAAAAGTCACAAAGAATGAATTGAAAAATTAGACCATATGAAACTGTAAATCGACATACAACAAAAGATAATAAGTGAAAAGGACAAGGTCCAAAGCGTGGATATATTTTGAGAGTTCAATATAAAGGACAATATAAAAAAGGCAATGCATATCAGATAAAATATAACTATTTAACTTGCACACAGGGGacctggcaagatggctctgtaGATAATGGCTACGAAGATGGCTCCACACTGCTCGTGCAGGACACTTGAGTTCGGTTCCTAGCgaacacacacacgaacacacacacacacacacacacacacacacacacacacgtcaggcGTCTCACAGCTGCCCATATTTACATCCAGGGGATCa
Proteins encoded in this region:
- the Itga3 gene encoding integrin alpha-3 isoform X2; the protein is MGPGSRRVPGAPGWMLRVLALMVASGGRVAFAFNLDTRFLVVKEALNPGSLFGYSVALHRQTERQQRYLLLAGAPREFAVDDGYTNRTGAVYVCPLTALKDDCERMDISEKSDPDHHIIEDMWLGVTVASQGPAGRVLVCAHRYTQVLWSGLEDQRRMVGKCYVRGNDLQLDPGDDWQTYHNEMCNSNTDYLQTGMCQLGTSGGFTQNAVYFGAPGAYNWKGNSYMIQRKSWDLSEYSYKGSEDQGNLYIGYTMQVGSAILHPTEITVVTGAPRHQHMGAVFLLSQVPGGDLRRRQVLEGTQVGAYFGSAIALADLNNDGWQDLLVGAPYYFERKEEVGGAVYVFMNQAGTSFPDQPSLLLHGPSRSGFGVSVASIGDINQDGFQDIAVGAPFEGLGKVYIYHSSSGGLLRQPQQIIHAEKLGLPGLASFGYSLSGKMDVDDNFYPDLLVGSLSDHIVLLRARPVINILHRTLVARPAVLDPSLCTDTSCVQVELCFAYNHSAGNPHYRRNITLAYTLEADRDRRPPRLRFARSQSAVFHGFFSMPETHCQTLELLLMDNVRDKLRPIVIAMNYSLPLRMPDRLKLGMRSLDAYPVLNQAQAVENHTEVHFQKECGPDNKCDSNLQMRAAFVSEQLQPLSRLQYSRDTKKLFLSINVTNMPSRERAGEDAHEALLTLDVPPALLLSSVRPAGTCQANQTILCELGNPFKRNQRMELLIAFEVIGVTLHTRDLQAHLQLSTSSHQDNLQPVSLTLQVDYTLQASLRLMNHRLQSFFGGAVMGEAGMKTVEDVGSPLKYEFQVSPAGDGLAALGTLVLGLEWPYEVANGKWLLYPTEITIRSNGSWPCEPSGNLVNPLNLTLSDPGDKPPSPLRRRRQLDPGGDQGPPPVTLAAAKKAKSETVLTCASGRARCVWLECPIPDSSNITNVTVKARVWNSTFIEDYKDFDRVRVEGWATLFLRTRIPTINMENKTTWFSVDIDSELVEELPAEIELWLVLVAVGAGLLLLGLIIILLWKCGFFKRARTRALYEAKRQKAEMKSQPSETERLTDDY
- the Itga3 gene encoding integrin alpha-3 isoform X3 is translated as MDISEKSDPDHHIIEDMWLGVTVASQGPAGRVLVCAHRYTQVLWSGLEDQRRMVGKCYVRGNDLQLDPGDDWQTYHNEMCNSNTDYLQTGMCQLGTSGGFTQNAVYFGAPGAYNWKGNSYMIQRKSWDLSEYSYKGSEDQGNLYIGYTMQVGSAILHPTEITVVTGAPRHQHMGAVFLLSQVPGGDLRRRQVLEGTQVGAYFGSAIALADLNNDGWQDLLVGAPYYFERKEEVGGAVYVFMNQAGTSFPDQPSLLLHGPSRSGFGVSVASIGDINQDGFQDIAVGAPFEGLGKVYIYHSSSGGLLRQPQQIIHAEKLGLPGLASFGYSLSGKMDVDDNFYPDLLVGSLSDHIVLLRARPVINILHRTLVARPAVLDPSLCTDTSCVQVELCFAYNHSAGNPHYRRNITLAYTLEADRDRRPPRLRFARSQSAVFHGFFSMPETHCQTLELLLMDNVRDKLRPIVIAMNYSLPLRMPDRLKLGMRSLDAYPVLNQAQAVENHTEVHFQKECGPDNKCDSNLQMRAAFVSEQLQPLSRLQYSRDTKKLFLSINVTNMPSRERAGEDAHEALLTLDVPPALLLSSVRPAGTCQANQTILCELGNPFKRNQRMELLIAFEVIGVTLHTRDLQAHLQLSTSSHQDNLQPVSLTLQVDYTLQASLRLMNHRLQSFFGGAVMGEAGMKTVEDVGSPLKYEFQVSPAGDGLAALGTLVLGLEWPYEVANGKWLLYPTEITIRSNGSWPCEPSGNLVNPLNLTLSDPGDKPPSPLRRRRQLDPGGDQGPPPVTLAAAKKAKSETVLTCASGRARCVWLECPIPDSSNITNVTVKARVWNSTFIEDYKDFDRVRVEGWATLFLRTRIPTINMENKTTWFSVDIDSELVEELPAEIELWLVLVAVGAGLLLLGLIIILLWKCDFFKPTRYYRIMPKYHAVRIREEERYPPPGSTLPTKKHWVTSWQIRDRYY
- the Itga3 gene encoding integrin alpha-3 isoform X1, which encodes MGPGSRRVPGAPGWMLRVLALMVASGGRVAFAFNLDTRFLVVKEALNPGSLFGYSVALHRQTERQQRYLLLAGAPREFAVDDGYTNRTGAVYVCPLTALKDDCERMDISEKSDPDHHIIEDMWLGVTVASQGPAGRVLVCAHRYTQVLWSGLEDQRRMVGKCYVRGNDLQLDPGDDWQTYHNEMCNSNTDYLQTGMCQLGTSGGFTQNAVYFGAPGAYNWKGNSYMIQRKSWDLSEYSYKGSEDQGNLYIGYTMQVGSAILHPTEITVVTGAPRHQHMGAVFLLSQVPGGDLRRRQVLEGTQVGAYFGSAIALADLNNDGWQDLLVGAPYYFERKEEVGGAVYVFMNQAGTSFPDQPSLLLHGPSRSGFGVSVASIGDINQDGFQDIAVGAPFEGLGKVYIYHSSSGGLLRQPQQIIHAEKLGLPGLASFGYSLSGKMDVDDNFYPDLLVGSLSDHIVLLRARPVINILHRTLVARPAVLDPSLCTDTSCVQVELCFAYNHSAGNPHYRRNITLAYTLEADRDRRPPRLRFARSQSAVFHGFFSMPETHCQTLELLLMDNVRDKLRPIVIAMNYSLPLRMPDRLKLGMRSLDAYPVLNQAQAVENHTEVHFQKECGPDNKCDSNLQMRAAFVSEQLQPLSRLQYSRDTKKLFLSINVTNMPSRERAGEDAHEALLTLDVPPALLLSSVRPAGTCQANQTILCELGNPFKRNQRMELLIAFEVIGVTLHTRDLQAHLQLSTSSHQDNLQPVSLTLQVDYTLQASLRLMNHRLQSFFGGAVMGEAGMKTVEDVGSPLKYEFQVSPAGDGLAALGTLVLGLEWPYEVANGKWLLYPTEITIRSNGSWPCEPSGNLVNPLNLTLSDPGDKPPSPLRRRRQLDPGGDQGPPPVTLAAAKKAKSETVLTCASGRARCVWLECPIPDSSNITNVTVKARVWNSTFIEDYKDFDRVRVEGWATLFLRTRIPTINMENKTTWFSVDIDSELVEELPAEIELWLVLVAVGAGLLLLGLIIILLWKCDFFKPTRYYRIMPKYHAVRIREEERYPPPGSTLPTKKHWVTSWQIRDRYY